In Nocardia sp. NBC_00403, one DNA window encodes the following:
- a CDS encoding threonine/serine dehydratase, producing MIERALVEPQHRTSRRVFRSDVRAARKRLAGQTRKTPVFHTTVSGPHGPVPVTLKLEYLQHGGTFKVRGSLNALLESGADVEQVVIASGGNAGIAAALASARLNKTCTVVVPESAPHTKVAAMWAYGAEVLWHGTTYAEAYLYATDLAAERAALQLHAYDLPAVVAGAGVVGLELEEQVRGRPPVLVAVGGGGLVAGIAAAVGRRQQVIGIEPEGIPTLHAALVANRPVDIDVSSVAADSLGATRIGDIALDIARRHEVRSVLVTDDAITTAREYLWREFRVVVELAGATALAAVQSGAYVPAEGERPIVVLCGANTDLAVL from the coding sequence GTGATCGAGCGGGCTTTAGTTGAGCCGCAGCACCGAACGTCTCGGCGGGTATTCCGATCGGATGTCCGTGCCGCGCGTAAGCGGTTGGCCGGGCAGACCCGCAAGACGCCGGTCTTCCACACCACCGTCTCGGGTCCGCACGGACCGGTACCGGTGACATTGAAACTCGAATACCTCCAGCACGGCGGTACCTTCAAGGTGCGGGGCAGTCTCAATGCGCTGCTCGAGTCGGGTGCGGACGTCGAACAGGTGGTCATTGCCTCCGGTGGCAACGCGGGCATCGCCGCCGCGCTGGCCTCGGCACGCCTCAATAAGACGTGCACCGTGGTCGTGCCGGAATCGGCGCCGCACACCAAGGTGGCTGCGATGTGGGCATACGGCGCCGAAGTGCTGTGGCACGGAACCACATACGCCGAGGCGTACCTCTATGCGACCGATCTGGCCGCCGAGCGCGCGGCCTTGCAGTTGCACGCCTACGACCTGCCCGCCGTCGTAGCGGGCGCAGGTGTCGTCGGCCTGGAGCTCGAGGAGCAGGTACGCGGCAGGCCGCCGGTGCTCGTCGCGGTCGGCGGCGGCGGACTCGTCGCCGGGATCGCCGCTGCAGTCGGTCGCCGCCAGCAGGTGATCGGCATCGAGCCGGAGGGCATCCCCACATTGCACGCCGCGCTCGTCGCGAACCGGCCGGTGGATATCGATGTGTCGAGTGTTGCGGCGGATTCCCTCGGCGCCACCAGGATCGGCGATATCGCCCTCGATATCGCCCGCCGTCACGAGGTGCGTTCGGTACTGGTCACCGATGATGCCATCACGACCGCCCGGGAGTATCTGTGGCGGGAGTTCCGGGTCGTTGTCGAACTCGCTGGGGCGACCGCGTTGGCCGCGGTGCAGAGCGGGGCTTATGTTCCTGCGGAAGGTGAGCGACCGATAGTGGTGCTGTGTGGGGCAAACACCGATCTGGCGGTCCTGTAG
- a CDS encoding single-stranded DNA-binding protein, whose amino-acid sequence MYEAMATVIGNVVTHPVKRDLTNGEQVVTFRMASNSRRLDPATGEWVDSGTLYLTISCWRRLVAGVDASIRRGDPIIVYGQLRSHEYRTKDGVERRDLEMRASALGPDLSRCTAQPIRRTEAGRSFGPGNLGRNTCDRSSAEDRARVDGEALGEGVPPMPAVPARITESASADA is encoded by the coding sequence ATGTACGAGGCAATGGCAACGGTGATCGGCAATGTGGTCACCCATCCGGTCAAGCGGGATCTGACGAACGGGGAGCAGGTGGTCACTTTTCGGATGGCCAGCAATTCCCGCAGGCTCGACCCCGCGACCGGGGAGTGGGTCGACAGTGGAACGCTGTATTTGACCATCAGCTGCTGGCGCAGGCTGGTGGCCGGGGTCGATGCGTCGATCCGCCGGGGTGATCCGATCATCGTCTACGGCCAGCTGCGGTCGCACGAATACCGGACCAAGGATGGCGTCGAACGGCGCGACCTCGAAATGCGAGCCAGTGCGTTGGGCCCCGACCTGTCGCGCTGCACCGCGCAGCCGATCCGCCGGACCGAAGCAGGCCGTTCATTCGGCCCGGGTAATCTAGGGCGCAATACCTGTGACCGATCGAGCGCAGAAGACCGTGCACGGGTCGACGGCGAGGCGCTGGGGGAGGGCGTGCCGCCCATGCCTGCTGTACCGGCCCGGATCACCGAATCCGCGTCGGCAGACGCCTGA
- the ettA gene encoding energy-dependent translational throttle protein EttA encodes MAEFIYQMKKVRKAHGDKVVLDDVVLNFLPGAKIGVVGPNGAGKSSVLKIMAGLDQPNNGDAFLAPGATVGILQQEPPLNEDKTVRGNVEEGLGEVKVKLDRFNEIAELMATDYSDELMDEMGKLQEYLDHADAWDVDSQLEQAMDALRCPPPDEPVTNLSGGERRRVALCKLLLSKPDLLLLDEPTNHLDAESVLWLEQHLAAYAGAVLAVTHDRYFLDNVAEWILELDRGRAYPYEGNYSTYLEKKAQRLEVQGKKDQKLQKRLKDELAWVRSGAKARQAKNKARLGRYEEMAAEADKHRKLDFEEIQIPAGPRLGNVVVEVANLDKGFGDRQLIKDLSFTLPRNGIVGVIGPNGVGKTTLFKTIVGLEDPDSGIVRVGETVKLSYVDQNRAGIDPKKNVWQVVSEGLDFIQVGNQEMPSRAYVSAFGFKGPDQQKPAGVLSGGERNRLNLALTLKQGGNLILLDEPTNDLDVETLSSLENALEQFPGCAVVISHDRWFLDRTCTHILAWEGDNDNDAKWFWFEGNFEAYEANKIERLGLEAARPHRVTHRKLTRD; translated from the coding sequence ATGGCTGAGTTCATTTACCAAATGAAGAAAGTTCGTAAGGCGCACGGTGACAAGGTCGTGCTCGACGACGTCGTCTTGAACTTCCTTCCAGGCGCCAAGATCGGCGTCGTCGGCCCCAACGGCGCCGGTAAATCCAGCGTGCTGAAGATCATGGCCGGACTGGACCAGCCGAACAACGGCGACGCCTTTCTCGCGCCCGGCGCCACGGTCGGCATCCTGCAGCAGGAGCCGCCGCTCAACGAAGACAAGACCGTGCGCGGCAATGTCGAGGAGGGCCTCGGCGAGGTCAAAGTGAAGCTGGATCGCTTCAACGAGATCGCCGAGCTCATGGCCACTGATTACTCCGACGAGCTCATGGACGAGATGGGCAAGCTTCAGGAGTACCTGGATCACGCCGATGCGTGGGATGTCGACTCACAGCTCGAGCAGGCGATGGACGCGCTGCGCTGCCCGCCGCCGGACGAGCCGGTCACCAACCTCTCCGGTGGTGAGCGCCGCCGCGTCGCGCTGTGCAAGCTGCTGCTGAGCAAGCCGGATCTGCTGCTGCTCGACGAGCCGACCAACCATCTCGACGCCGAGAGCGTGCTCTGGCTGGAGCAGCACCTGGCCGCGTACGCGGGCGCCGTGCTCGCCGTCACCCACGACCGATACTTCCTCGACAACGTCGCCGAGTGGATTCTCGAGCTCGACCGTGGTCGCGCCTACCCCTACGAGGGCAACTACTCCACTTACCTGGAGAAGAAGGCCCAGCGGCTCGAGGTCCAGGGCAAGAAGGACCAGAAGCTGCAGAAGCGGCTCAAGGACGAGCTGGCCTGGGTGCGCTCGGGCGCCAAGGCCCGCCAGGCCAAGAACAAGGCCCGCCTCGGCCGGTACGAGGAGATGGCGGCGGAGGCCGACAAGCACAGGAAGTTGGACTTCGAGGAGATCCAGATCCCGGCCGGTCCGCGTCTGGGCAATGTGGTGGTCGAGGTCGCGAACCTGGACAAGGGCTTCGGCGATCGGCAGCTCATCAAGGATCTGTCGTTCACGTTGCCGCGCAACGGCATTGTCGGCGTCATCGGCCCGAACGGTGTCGGTAAGACCACGCTGTTCAAGACCATCGTCGGGCTGGAGGATCCGGACAGCGGCATCGTGCGCGTCGGTGAGACGGTCAAGCTGAGCTATGTCGACCAGAACCGGGCGGGCATCGACCCGAAGAAGAACGTTTGGCAGGTCGTTTCCGAGGGCCTCGACTTCATCCAGGTCGGCAACCAGGAAATGCCGTCGCGCGCCTACGTCAGTGCGTTCGGCTTCAAGGGGCCGGATCAGCAGAAGCCCGCCGGTGTGCTCTCCGGCGGTGAGCGCAACAGGTTGAACCTGGCGCTCACCCTCAAGCAGGGCGGCAACCTGATCCTGCTCGACGAGCCGACCAACGACCTCGATGTGGAAACCCTGAGCTCGTTGGAGAATGCGCTCGAGCAGTTCCCCGGCTGCGCCGTGGTCATCTCCCACGACCGCTGGTTCCTCGACCGCACCTGCACCCACATCCTGGCGTGGGAGGGCGACAACGACAACGACGCCAAGTGGTTCTGGTTCGAGGGCAACTTCGAGGCGTACGAGGCCAACAAGATCGAACGCCTCGGCCTGGAAGCGGCCCGCCCGCACCGGGTCACCCACCGCAAGCTCACCCGCGACTGA
- a CDS encoding NAD-glutamate dehydrogenase gives MTVSSELSSAAWAASLPQALRGDLGPLEEAYFRHVDAGDVDCAITGITQIFRRHTELAMTRPAGRALVRVYHPDDASGLGAAVQLVTDDMPLLVESITSSLSRMGVSVSEVIHPIFEVERDAEGRLLRAVPHEVDGNGNTGLQESWMHIQLHPSTSRALLDRIEGAMPDVIADVRQVTGDTEAIRDVQSKLADELEIAAKAGTAPFSGTDLVDCANLLRWLASGNFTVLGYARYRQSTTEGQTVSAALPGTCLGVLRPDVGTDFRVPVNAGERPLLMLTQGLVPATVHRSVYPYFVGVADFDEAGTIIGEHLFIGVFTVTAVHENVLDIPVIERRVRSVIEESGFDLDSFSGQAMLEVIQSFPRTELFSSNVETMRRTATAVLNVGLRRQVRLFLRSDGYGRFVACLVYLPRDRYTTRVRLEMQEILVRELGGVSIDYSARVSESELASVYFTVRMPEAEFGVPRTSEAVADTSEDNRLRIQKLLAEASRTWDDHLNDEVSTSTVLDPGVVQRYAEAFPEGYKQDFTPDRALFDVVRLERLSEGSIDQNLYRRADSDPGSWRFTLYIGGTGVSLSQVLPVLQSLGVEVVDERPYQVQLDAPPSGDQAVERWIYDFGLVARPELLRSSLDRDLDAELLESSARVAALASEVRGLRERFTEAFEAVWYDRAEADALNELVLRARLPWRSVSILRMYSKYLQQADFPYSQANIARVLLTYPDIARLFVDLFAARFDPDTETSLHVGDLEAQVRGRIDEVVSLDADRILRAILSLIKATLRTNYYVTDAEGTPRSYISVKVEPREIAELPKPRPQFEIFVYSPRVEGVHLRFGAVARGGLRWSDRLEDFRTEILGLVKAQAVKNAVIVPVGAKGGFVVKQPPTATGDPGVDRQAMLTEGVSCYRTFISGLLDVTDNVDLATGAVLPPERVIRRDGDDTYLVVAADKGTATFSDIANDVAQRYGFWLGDAFASGGSAGYDHKAMGITAKGAWESVKRHFQEMDIDTQTQDFSVVGVGDMSGDVFGNGMLLSEHIRLVAAFDHRHIFLDPNPDAASSFVERQRMFELPRSSWADYDTSLISEGGGVWDRTVKSVPISPQARKALGLADGVAALSPPELVRAILLAPVGLLWNGGIGTYIKASTETNAEVGDKSNDPVRVNGNQLRVKVIGEGGNLGATALGRIEFCRNGGKMNTDALDNSAGVDCSDHEVNIKVLLDGVVSAGQLVETDRNPLLASMTDEVAQMVLQDNVSQNYLMGISRAEAPRMMNVHHRLIEHLQERRGIDRELEALPSDAEIKRRMEEGSGLASPELANLMAHVKLSLKADLLDTDLPDSTYFAARLPGYFPTPLRGRYGTAIKKHRLRREIVTTVVVNEMVDYGGITYAHRLSEEIGATTTDAVRAFAATTEIFDLHDVWRRIRATDASVAVRDELELETKRILDRASRWLLSNRPQPIAVGAEVNRYSRGVRELAPQVPGWLRGHHVTTLTDQSAEVIARGAPTDLATEIFGLLNLFPLLDVLDIADITDRGGDEVGSLYYALNEHLKIDWLLQAVSHLERGDRWHALARLALRDDMYGSLRSLTLDVLSGGDPEETADEKIAYWESKNQSRLGRARAALSELFESGTHDLATLSVAARQVRSMVSGVGAQSEVPR, from the coding sequence ATGACGGTCTCGTCCGAATTGTCCAGTGCGGCGTGGGCCGCGAGTTTGCCGCAGGCGTTGCGCGGCGACCTCGGGCCACTCGAGGAGGCGTATTTCCGCCACGTCGACGCGGGCGATGTGGACTGCGCGATCACCGGTATCACCCAGATCTTCCGGCGGCACACAGAGCTGGCGATGACCCGCCCGGCCGGTCGGGCGCTGGTTCGGGTGTATCACCCGGACGACGCATCTGGGCTGGGCGCCGCGGTGCAGCTGGTCACCGACGATATGCCGCTGCTGGTGGAGTCGATCACCTCGTCACTGAGCCGGATGGGCGTCAGCGTCAGCGAGGTGATCCACCCGATCTTCGAGGTCGAGCGCGACGCGGAGGGCCGATTGCTCAGGGCGGTGCCGCACGAGGTCGACGGCAACGGCAATACCGGGCTGCAGGAATCATGGATGCACATCCAGCTGCATCCCTCGACCAGCCGGGCGCTGCTCGACCGGATCGAGGGGGCGATGCCGGATGTGATCGCCGATGTGCGCCAGGTGACCGGTGACACCGAAGCCATCCGCGACGTGCAGAGCAAGCTGGCCGACGAGCTGGAAATCGCGGCCAAGGCCGGCACCGCGCCCTTCTCCGGCACCGACCTGGTGGACTGCGCGAACCTGTTGCGGTGGTTGGCCAGTGGCAATTTCACCGTACTCGGTTATGCCCGTTACCGGCAGAGCACCACGGAGGGCCAGACCGTGTCGGCCGCACTGCCGGGCACCTGCCTCGGCGTGCTGCGTCCCGATGTCGGCACTGATTTCCGGGTGCCCGTCAACGCGGGCGAGCGGCCACTGCTGATGTTGACCCAGGGCTTGGTGCCCGCGACGGTGCATCGCTCGGTGTACCCGTACTTCGTCGGCGTCGCGGACTTCGACGAGGCGGGAACCATCATCGGTGAGCATCTGTTCATCGGTGTCTTCACCGTGACGGCGGTGCACGAGAACGTCCTGGACATTCCGGTCATCGAGCGCAGGGTGCGTTCGGTCATCGAGGAGAGCGGGTTCGATCTGGACTCCTTCTCCGGGCAGGCGATGCTCGAGGTCATCCAATCGTTCCCGCGTACCGAGCTGTTTTCCTCGAACGTCGAGACGATGCGCAGGACCGCGACCGCGGTGCTCAATGTCGGCCTGCGCAGACAGGTTCGGCTGTTTCTGCGCTCGGACGGCTACGGCCGGTTCGTCGCCTGCCTGGTCTATCTGCCCCGGGACCGCTACACCACACGGGTGCGGTTGGAGATGCAGGAAATCCTGGTGCGTGAACTGGGCGGCGTCTCCATCGACTATTCGGCGCGGGTCAGTGAAAGCGAGCTGGCCAGCGTTTATTTCACGGTGCGGATGCCGGAGGCCGAGTTCGGTGTGCCGCGCACCTCCGAGGCGGTTGCCGACACCTCCGAGGACAACCGGCTGCGCATCCAGAAACTGCTCGCCGAGGCGAGCCGGACCTGGGACGACCACCTCAATGATGAGGTGAGCACCTCGACGGTGCTCGATCCCGGTGTTGTCCAGCGCTATGCCGAGGCCTTCCCCGAGGGGTACAAACAGGACTTCACACCGGACCGTGCGCTGTTCGACGTCGTCCGGCTGGAGCGGCTCTCCGAAGGTTCCATCGACCAGAACCTGTATCGCCGTGCGGATTCGGACCCGGGTTCCTGGCGGTTCACGCTGTACATCGGCGGCACCGGGGTGTCGCTGAGTCAGGTGCTTCCGGTACTGCAGAGCCTCGGTGTCGAGGTGGTCGACGAGCGGCCGTACCAGGTCCAGCTCGACGCACCGCCCAGCGGCGATCAGGCTGTCGAACGCTGGATCTACGACTTCGGCCTTGTCGCGAGGCCCGAGCTGCTGCGCAGCTCCCTGGATCGAGACCTGGACGCGGAACTGCTGGAGTCCTCGGCCCGCGTCGCCGCCTTGGCATCGGAGGTGCGTGGCCTGCGCGAGCGGTTCACCGAGGCCTTCGAAGCCGTCTGGTACGACCGCGCCGAAGCGGACGCGCTCAATGAACTCGTGTTGCGCGCCCGGCTGCCGTGGCGTTCGGTGTCGATTCTGCGCATGTACTCGAAGTACTTGCAGCAGGCGGATTTTCCGTACAGCCAGGCGAATATCGCCAGGGTGCTGCTCACCTACCCGGACATCGCGCGGCTGTTCGTCGACCTGTTCGCGGCCCGATTCGATCCGGACACCGAAACGTCGTTGCATGTCGGCGACTTGGAGGCCCAGGTGCGCGGCCGCATCGACGAGGTCGTCAGCCTCGACGCCGACCGCATCCTGCGCGCCATCCTCTCGCTGATCAAGGCGACGTTGCGGACCAACTATTACGTGACCGACGCCGAGGGCACACCGCGGTCGTACATATCGGTGAAGGTCGAGCCGCGCGAGATCGCCGAATTGCCCAAGCCGAGGCCGCAATTCGAGATCTTCGTGTACTCGCCACGGGTCGAGGGCGTGCACTTGCGCTTCGGCGCGGTGGCGCGCGGTGGGTTGCGCTGGTCGGACCGTCTGGAAGATTTCCGCACCGAGATCCTCGGTCTGGTGAAGGCGCAGGCGGTGAAGAACGCCGTCATTGTCCCGGTCGGCGCCAAGGGCGGTTTCGTGGTCAAGCAGCCGCCTACTGCCACCGGGGATCCCGGCGTGGATCGGCAGGCAATGCTCACCGAGGGCGTGTCCTGCTATCGCACCTTCATCTCCGGCCTACTCGACGTCACCGACAACGTGGATCTCGCGACCGGCGCTGTGCTGCCGCCCGAGCGGGTGATCCGCCGCGACGGCGACGACACCTATCTGGTGGTCGCCGCGGACAAAGGCACCGCGACGTTCTCCGACATCGCCAACGACGTCGCACAGCGCTACGGTTTCTGGCTCGGTGACGCCTTCGCCTCCGGTGGCTCGGCGGGTTACGACCACAAGGCGATGGGCATCACCGCCAAGGGCGCGTGGGAGAGCGTGAAGCGCCACTTCCAAGAGATGGACATCGATACCCAGACCCAGGACTTCAGCGTCGTCGGCGTCGGCGATATGAGCGGCGATGTGTTCGGCAACGGCATGCTGCTCTCCGAGCACATCCGCCTGGTCGCGGCGTTCGACCACCGGCACATCTTCCTGGACCCGAACCCGGATGCGGCCAGCTCCTTCGTCGAGCGGCAGCGGATGTTCGAGCTGCCCCGCTCCTCCTGGGCCGACTACGACACCTCGCTCATCAGCGAGGGTGGTGGCGTGTGGGACCGCACGGTGAAGTCCGTGCCGATCAGCCCGCAGGCGCGCAAGGCGCTCGGCCTGGCCGACGGGGTGGCGGCGTTGTCACCGCCGGAACTGGTGCGCGCGATCCTGCTCGCACCGGTCGGGCTGTTGTGGAACGGCGGCATCGGCACTTACATCAAGGCGAGCACCGAAACCAACGCCGAGGTCGGCGACAAGTCCAACGATCCGGTGCGGGTCAATGGAAACCAGTTGCGGGTCAAGGTGATCGGCGAGGGCGGCAACCTGGGCGCGACCGCGCTCGGCCGCATCGAGTTCTGCCGCAACGGCGGCAAGATGAACACCGATGCCCTGGACAACTCGGCGGGTGTGGACTGCTCCGACCACGAGGTCAACATCAAGGTACTGCTCGATGGGGTGGTCAGTGCGGGCCAGCTGGTCGAGACCGACCGCAATCCGCTGCTCGCCTCGATGACCGACGAGGTCGCGCAGATGGTGTTGCAGGACAACGTGTCCCAGAACTACCTGATGGGCATCTCGCGGGCCGAGGCGCCGCGCATGATGAATGTGCACCATCGGCTCATCGAACACCTGCAGGAACGCCGTGGCATCGACCGCGAGTTGGAAGCGCTGCCCTCGGATGCCGAGATCAAGCGCAGGATGGAGGAGGGTTCCGGCCTTGCTTCCCCCGAGCTCGCCAATCTCATGGCGCACGTAAAGCTTTCGCTCAAGGCCGATCTGCTCGACACCGACCTGCCCGACAGCACCTACTTCGCGGCCCGGCTGCCCGGCTACTTCCCGACGCCGCTGCGCGGCCGGTACGGCACCGCGATCAAGAAGCACCGGCTGCGGCGCGAGATCGTCACCACGGTGGTGGTGAACGAGATGGTCGACTACGGCGGGATCACCTATGCACACCGGCTGAGTGAGGAGATCGGCGCGACCACGACCGACGCGGTGCGCGCGTTCGCGGCGACCACCGAGATCTTCGACTTGCACGACGTATGGCGGCGAATCCGCGCCACCGACGCCTCGGTCGCGGTCCGTGACGAACTGGAGCTGGAAACCAAGCGCATCCTCGACCGTGCCTCCCGCTGGCTGCTGAGCAACCGGCCGCAGCCGATCGCGGTCGGTGCGGAGGTCAACAGGTACAGCAGGGGCGTGCGGGAGCTGGCACCGCAGGTCCCCGGCTGGCTGCGCGGTCACCACGTCACGACGCTGACCGATCAGTCGGCGGAAGTGATCGCCCGAGGCGCGCCAACTGATCTGGCCACCGAGATCTTCGGCCTGCTGAATCTTTTCCCGCTGCTGGATGTGTTGGATATCGCAGACATCACCGATCGTGGCGGCGACGAGGTCGGTTCGCTGTACTACGCGCTGAACGAACACCTGAAGATCGACTGGCTGCTGCAGGCCGTCAGCCACCTGGAACGCGGTGATCGCTGGCATGCACTCGCCCGGCTGGCACTGCGCGACGACATGTACGGCTCGCTGCGCTCGCTGACCCTCGACGTGCTCTCCGGCGGTGACCCGGAAGAGACTGCCGACGAGAAGATTGCATACTGGGAGTCGAAGAATCAGTCTCGGCTCGGGCGTGCCCGTGCCGCACTGTCGGAATTGTTCGAGTCCGGAACCCACGATCTCGCCACGTTGTCGGTTGCAGCGCGGCAAGTGCGAAGCATGGTGAGCGGGGTGGGCGCCCAATCGGAGGTACCACGTTGA
- a CDS encoding acyl-CoA thioesterase, translating to MDVFQHVNHARMVTLLEEARIPWLFEDGRPTAPLREGCVLADLRVRYRGQLRHEDTPLDIAMWIEQLRAVDFTIGYEVRAAGAAPDSPPAVIASTQIAAFDIQQQRLRRITDTERDYLAEWME from the coding sequence ATGGACGTGTTCCAGCACGTCAACCATGCCCGGATGGTGACGCTGCTGGAAGAGGCGCGGATCCCGTGGCTGTTCGAGGACGGCCGCCCGACCGCGCCATTGCGAGAGGGCTGCGTGCTCGCCGACCTGCGGGTGCGCTATCGCGGCCAGTTGCGCCACGAGGACACCCCGCTCGATATCGCCATGTGGATCGAGCAGCTGCGTGCGGTCGACTTCACCATCGGCTACGAGGTACGCGCGGCAGGCGCCGCGCCGGACTCACCGCCGGCGGTGATCGCCTCGACGCAGATCGCGGCATTCGACATCCAGCAGCAGCGGCTGCGCCGGATCACCGACACCGAGCGCGATTACCTCGCCGAGTGGATGGAGTGA
- a CDS encoding AzlD domain-containing protein yields the protein MMSPLLLAAALVLAVGTYAFRWAGPALRTRIRFPARATALLDTGAVVLLTALVAITTLPVGSGHLGFALPAGVLVGGLLAWRSQPMLVVILAAAGTTALLRLVGVS from the coding sequence ATGATGTCGCCGTTATTGCTTGCTGCCGCACTCGTGCTCGCGGTGGGCACCTACGCGTTCCGGTGGGCCGGGCCTGCGTTGCGGACTCGGATCCGATTCCCCGCTCGGGCAACGGCATTGCTCGATACGGGCGCGGTTGTTCTGCTCACCGCACTGGTGGCGATCACCACCCTGCCCGTCGGATCCGGCCACCTCGGATTCGCCCTGCCCGCAGGGGTTCTCGTCGGCGGCCTGCTGGCCTGGCGCAGCCAACCCATGCTCGTGGTCATCCTCGCGGCGGCGGGCACAACCGCCCTGCTTCGCTTGGTGGGCGTCAGCTGA
- a CDS encoding AzlC family ABC transporter permease, producing MRSIWRTLDRGTLSGIAAVCVAVALIGVSYGATAVTSGFPLWLPIVLGVLILAGGSEFLFIGIVAAGGSPIAAALAGLLVNARHVPYGLSIPDVVGTGWRRPIGVHVMNDESVALAMAQPDVARRRAAYWISGLGVLLAWPGGAAIGAVIGTVVPDTSVIGLDAVFPAVLLALVVPALRARAATMRAALFGAAAAVLSSLFLPAGMPVLVALIGVVFAAWDRGEADAPEPSIE from the coding sequence ATGCGTTCGATATGGCGAACACTCGATCGGGGCACGCTCTCCGGCATCGCGGCGGTGTGCGTTGCGGTCGCACTGATCGGTGTTTCCTACGGCGCAACGGCCGTGACCTCAGGTTTTCCACTCTGGCTTCCCATTGTGCTCGGTGTGCTGATTCTCGCGGGCGGCTCGGAATTCCTGTTCATCGGCATCGTCGCCGCGGGCGGCAGTCCGATCGCAGCGGCATTGGCCGGGCTGCTGGTGAATGCCAGGCATGTGCCCTACGGCTTATCGATTCCGGACGTGGTCGGCACCGGCTGGCGGCGGCCGATCGGCGTGCATGTGATGAACGACGAATCCGTCGCGCTGGCCATGGCACAGCCCGACGTCGCCCGCAGGCGGGCCGCGTATTGGATCAGCGGGCTCGGCGTGCTCTTGGCCTGGCCCGGCGGCGCCGCGATCGGCGCGGTGATCGGGACTGTGGTTCCCGACACCTCGGTGATCGGACTGGATGCGGTATTCCCCGCGGTGCTGCTTGCACTGGTCGTTCCTGCGCTGCGGGCCAGAGCGGCGACCATGCGCGCGGCATTGTTCGGTGCGGCCGCCGCCGTGCTCAGCTCGTTGTTTCTACCCGCGGGCATGCCGGTACTCGTCGCACTGATCGGCGTCGTCTTCGCCGCGTGGGACCGGGGCGAAGCCGACGCGCCGGAACCGAGCATCGAATGA
- a CDS encoding helix-turn-helix domain-containing protein, with amino-acid sequence MVPEESTVATPQAVIAASLRRERTRAGLSLTEVASRAGIAKSTLSQLESGTGNPSLETLWALCVALDMPFSRLLDPPRPNVQVIRAGEGPVVVAEQSDYRATLLAAAPISSRRDLFRITAEPGHARRSDPHIPGVVEHVLLATGRALVGLIDAPVELHPGDYISYPGDVPHVFEALEPGTWAILVAEYT; translated from the coding sequence ATGGTGCCGGAAGAATCGACGGTGGCGACGCCGCAGGCGGTGATCGCCGCCTCGTTGCGCCGGGAACGCACGCGGGCCGGCCTGTCGCTCACCGAGGTGGCGAGCCGGGCGGGCATCGCGAAATCGACACTGTCCCAACTGGAATCGGGCACCGGCAATCCGAGTCTGGAGACGCTCTGGGCGTTGTGCGTCGCGTTGGATATGCCCTTCTCGCGCCTGCTCGACCCGCCGCGCCCCAACGTTCAGGTGATTCGTGCGGGGGAGGGGCCGGTGGTGGTCGCCGAACAATCCGACTACCGCGCCACACTGCTCGCGGCGGCGCCGATCAGTTCCCGCCGCGACCTGTTCCGGATCACGGCCGAGCCGGGGCATGCACGCCGATCCGACCCGCACATTCCCGGTGTCGTCGAACACGTGTTGCTCGCCACCGGCCGGGCGCTCGTCGGGCTCATCGACGCGCCGGTGGAACTGCATCCCGGCGACTACATCTCCTACCCGGGCGATGTCCCGCACGTTTTCGAGGCACTCGAACCGGGCACCTGGGCAATTCTGGTGGCCGAGTACACCTGA
- a CDS encoding HNH endonuclease, with the protein MKQRHGRSHEARTHRQLQPADVHNRGSGATPLHILSDHYPGAHRTDEIPHHGDPSHHGEHGHYLASVPSDGTNWLKRRVLLLNATYEPLTALSARRAVVLLICAKADTVHHDPEGSVVHSAEAAVSIPSVIRLRSYVHVPYRARVPMTRAALMHRDRYRCGYCGGKAETIDHVIPRSRGGEHSWENCVASCAPCNHRKADKLLSELGWTLRSPLVSPKGPHWRLLSTTADLDPVWLQYLGEGAA; encoded by the coding sequence ATGAAGCAGCGGCACGGCCGATCACACGAGGCCAGGACGCACCGACAACTCCAGCCCGCCGACGTCCACAATCGTGGGTCGGGGGCTACTCCGCTGCACATTTTGTCCGATCACTATCCGGGTGCACATCGCACCGATGAGATTCCTCATCACGGTGACCCCTCCCATCACGGTGAGCATGGTCACTATCTCGCCTCCGTCCCGAGCGACGGCACCAACTGGTTGAAGCGCCGGGTGCTGCTTCTGAACGCCACCTACGAGCCGCTCACCGCCCTGTCCGCACGCCGCGCCGTCGTCCTGCTGATCTGCGCCAAGGCAGACACCGTCCACCACGATCCCGAGGGCTCTGTAGTCCACTCCGCCGAAGCTGCCGTCAGCATTCCGTCGGTGATCCGGCTGCGCAGCTACGTGCACGTGCCCTATCGAGCCCGAGTTCCGATGACCCGCGCCGCCCTCATGCACCGCGACCGCTACCGCTGCGGCTATTGCGGCGGCAAAGCGGAGACCATCGACCACGTCATCCCGCGCAGTCGCGGCGGCGAGCATTCCTGGGAGAACTGCGTCGCCAGCTGCGCACCGTGCAATCACCGCAAGGCCGACAAGTTGCTCAGCGAACTGGGTTGGACGCTGCGCTCACCGCTGGTCTCACCGAAGGGTCCGCACTGGCGGCTGCTGTCGACCACCGCCGATCTCGACCCGGTGTGGCTGCAGTATCTCGGCGAAGGCGCCGCCTGA